TCGAATCCTAAATATCTATTGAAGGATAAGGGTCAGTTCCAACGGGTAATTCCAATATGGTGGGAGGTAGCTCACAGTATCCATGCGATCAGGCAGGATAGCGTAGTCCATAGCGGTAGAGTGCGTGGCCGGCCACGTCCACGGTGTACAAGAGCTGCGGTATATCCAATGCAAGTAAGATCGACTATCATACAGATAGCATCAAACACAACGATCGATTGGGTAACGCCCCCAGTGCTGATGTCGATTGACTCGGCCATGTTGGCCAGGAAAGACGGGGGTTGAAGAAGTCAGAATGTTATGTCAAGAAGTGCCAAGTGAACGAGTACCGTAAGCCTTGGATCGACAGGCTGACGGTCTAGCGTTACTCCATCGTTCTGACAGGATTTCTAGGCACATCCTCATTCCTCATCCAGGTTGAAATACAGTAAACGAGACCAGAGCCTGCGGTCCACCCACTGCGTATCCATGCCCTAATTGGAGTGTCCCTCCTCAGAAAACTGGGCCACGGCCCCAACTGGCTTTTTATAGGGCAGCGGTCGATTTATATAGGCAATTTACTCTGCTGATCCGGAATTGCCACGACTCTTGCATGGGGGCCAAACCACACTCAGCCACCGTCTCGACCCAAAGTTCAATTGTTAAGAAATAACTAGCTCTACTGTTACAGTTAACCTATGGTAGTATGGAGTACGGAGCTGCTGTCTTCGGGTGGCGGTGGACCTTTCCCTCCACTGTGGTTCTATGACTCTAGGGTTTAGGCGAACCCGCCCCAAAGACCGATTGCCATCCCATCTTGACTCCGCAATCAGCTGCGGTCAGCAGGATCGTGGCGTCAGAGAGCTAATTCCGGAGTCTGGGGATGCACGGACAGGGCCTGGCGGTGTTCTGTTCTCTTTTTGCCGCAGAAGTGGACTCGCATCGCATTGGAAGCGAGGTGATGACCTCAATATAAGCCCGAGTCTGCTGCACCTGTTAGTTAGATTCCGCAACGTCTTTCTCTTTGAAAGAGATGTATAATGTTGAAGACTAGCTACTGCATTCACCAGACGGTCAAAGCTTGGACCCGCTGCCAGTGCAGGTACCTTAATGACTGTCCCATTGCAGAATGATTGAAAGGCATATAAATCCTGGTCATGAAAGCATCAAATGCAGATCCTGCTCTCTGCAGATATCAATCCAACTCCAATTCGGGTCGGCCACGCTCGGATCCTTCTTACGATACGCCTCGCTCCTCCGCTGCCACACCATTTCCATGCACTCCTTGCACGTCTTGAACCTGCGAAAGCCAGTTTTCGAATATGCCTGGTCCATCCAGCTGCTCACGAAGTCTCGGTCCGTCTGGGATATTGCCTCGCATCCGGCCATGAATGCCGGCCAGGCATGGCCGGATCCTTCGACGTTATGTGTCCGGCATACCGCCTTAGAATTCCTCAGCGACTGGATGACGTCTGTAACGTATGCCTGAAGAAGTCGGGGATCGAGGTACTGGATCCGTCGGTAGAAGAATATAAGTAGGCCCTGGTTGAACGCCTTCACCATATACCACCGGGACTGTTCAGCCTTCCCCTCTGATTTCGACACACCGGTGCACCCCGAGCTCCCTGTTGCAGCAAGTTTCCAAATCATATCCTCAAGCcactgtttcttcttctggatcGAGTCTAGTAAGGCCGCGTCCCGCCGACTCTGTTTCTAATTTAACTCGTCCATAACATTAGCGAGCCTCGTCGTCTGCGATACAAGACTCAGCCACGTTTCGGATACGCCGTAGAGCTGGCGATATAGTGCTTTTGCATCTTCGCGCGAGTCTTCCAGGTGAATATCGTTGAGACTACTCCCATGGTCTCGTTGGGATCCTAGCTCGGTGCATATGGATGACGAGCCCAGCCGGAGAAAGTCGTCTAGGTCGAGGCTTGGTCGCGGATTGgtctccaacccctccccTGTATCTTTATCTTGGTGAGGAGGTTGGCCGTGCTGAGGAATACTTATCCAACCTCCATCGAGTTGTCCTTTGCCTGGCTTGTTGTATAGAACTGACGCGCTTTCCGTTAGGATTCTGTTCCATGTGTAGACGGTGGAGTAACCGGCATTTTCGGGATACAACCCTTTTGGCAAGGCCGCGGAGGCGTAAAAGGCGTTCAGAGTCAACCAGGTAGGCGCGGGCGTCGTCTTGATGATCGAACAGGATCTTAGAATGGCGCTCTCGTAAGCACTCTATACACGCAGGTAGTAAAACGAAATGGGTGGCGAACGCACCGCAAAGCCAAGCATCGCTGACAATGCCATCAGCTGGTCCTTGTATTTCGGAGGTCTGGACTGCCGTAACTCGACAGTAAGAGAATGTTTCATGTGAGCCTGCCCCTGTGCATACGCAGAGTTGCTGATTCTGGTCTAGTGTGAGGCGTCAATGGCTGGGTCCGTCGATGCTCCTGCTGCAAAGTGACCGGCTGATAATGCAGTTACAGCCAGTAGATTTTCCATTGATGCGTGCGTTAGTCGTTCAGTGCCCATGTATCTTATGTTTGCGAGAGTAACCACAGCGGAGGCTGCGTTCATGATTTCCATGGGCGACTTGTCGTGTGGTGGAAAGGAGAACATGTCGCAAATGACTCGTTGTCTGTAGTGGAATAAAAGGGTTTCGACTTCAGGCATTTCAATGCCGACTAGTTCGAACGGTGGTGGCATTGGGTGCAATGACAAACTCTGATTATCGGTAATACCATCGGAAACCTGTCCATGCCATATTGAAGGCTCAGGCGGAGGAGTAAAGGCCGGACATTGCCATAATGAATCCATGCCAAACAGGTCCGGCCAGTCTAGGCAAATGTCAGTTAGATCCAAATTCTCATAGCAGATAAAGCTAGGAAGCATCATCGACATGGTATCGCTGGTACCAGGGTTATCGTCGGCGGGGGCCAGAACTCCATTTTGGCTGGCCACGGCTGTATTCTCCTCTGGCTCCCCTGTCTTCAGACCAAGGACTCCGAATGGGCCAACAAAGATGCTCTCCCCTGCTACCAAGGGGAGACCTGCGAGTCTTTCAACCTCCTCTAGGGTGTGCCCGACTGAGGCCGATGCCAAGCTAGATTGCAGAGCGGTGCTCATGGACAGCCTATCCTTTTCTACAAAACGGTCAGAGCAGTTCATATTACGCATCATTGCAAAATGATACCAGTGTACAAGTGCTTCCGCCAGCCTTGCCTGACAGCCTCACGAGTCTTGCTCGCTGCATCCCCTGGACTCGCCGATGTCCATCTTAACTCAGGCTCGTAAGCTTCGCATGGAACTCGGATGGCCGTACATGCCGAACAACTCGGATATTGCATGTCACACTTCACATGTCTCGTTCGGCACGAAATACATACTCCGAGGGCATGGCTTCTGCGGCGCTTCTGAGACAGAGGCATCCGGACGCGGTCTCGAACAGAACAAGCATCAGAAGCAATTCCAAAGATAGAAGTGGAAGGACAGAATGGAGGTTCTGGAAGTAAGAAAGAGACGCGTATGGCTTGCGTCGTAGTAGGAATGGCTTTACTGCCGTGGGTCTGGCTTGGCCATTTCTGACTTGTTATTGGCCCTGACGGCTGGAAACCCTGCTATATTGGCCAATGAGTGGCTGCATTGTGAACATCCGGGATCGACTGCCATTTTGATATCTCAGGCGGAGTTGCTTATAGTCTACCTGTTAGCTGGCATGTCACGAACGGAAGGCGGTTCCAGTTGATGTGAATGCGATTTCCGATGAAATCAACGGGCTTTAACCTTtcaaatatataaagtacttATGTATGAATTCGCACCCCGCATATGTGGGTGTTCTCCGCCAGATGTCGTGTTTTCCGGCGGAAGTATACACGGTCTCGGGGAGCCTACCCGGTGGTTCGTCCAGGAACCCTGACCACGTACGCTTATAAGTATATCCATCTTCCTGGCCTGTTAAACAGATCTTCTTATAGACAATTACTAGTCACTGAATTCCTACAGATATTCACCGGCTCAATTCCGGAAGCGAACCGCGTCTCCGGTCAGGTGACTACACAGCATCAGTCTTCCCGATTAGGACAAATAATGCGAACAGATATGCTTGGACTCTCAGCAATGATATAGCAATATCAGACAATACCAGTTCTAGTATGTATTTGATGATAACAGATAAACACTTGAATCATACACTTTAAGTTCCATTATATACTTTACCGGCCGTGTCCCCGACCCCGCTGTCTCCAACTCAATCGGAGCCCTTCCCGGCCTTCTTTTACTCCGCACCCCGCTTTCTCCGCACGcctttcttattattttctcCGGTTAATATTTGCACATTGCATCCCGCATCTTTGCATTTTCCTCTCAGGGCCCTCGTCTGTCTACTGTCATTCATCGACCATGGCCGACACCGTTGGGAAGGTATGTATTCAATCCGGGACGGACTTGATCTCACTACTAACTACCCCATCAGACCATTACTTGCAAAGTAAGCCGCAGCCAGCTACAAATAAGCCAGTTCTCTCTCTGTAAACGCAGAGTGGAAGAGGGCGGAAAAGAAGACTAACGCAAATAAGGCCGCAATCGCCTGGGCCCCAAACGAGCCGCTATCCATCGAGGACGTGCAAGTCCTGCCGCCGAGGGCACACGAAGTGCGCATTAAGGTCCTGCATACTGGAGTCTGTCATACTGGTACGTCTTTGCACCTCTCCTTGGGGAGCCGGAGAACCGGAGTAAATGCCTAACCAACGAATAGACCAGTATACCCTCTCCGGAAAAGACCCCGAAGGCGCATTCCCTTCGATCCTCGGACATGAAGGAGCCGGTATCGTCGAGTCGATTGGCGATGGCGTGACTTCTGTCAAACCCGGCGATTATGTGATTGCATTATAGTACGTGGTGTCTACTATAAAAACCACCATCCATCGACCACCAACTAACGATATGTCCAGCACCGCCGAATGCCGCGAATGCAAATTCTGCCGCTCGGGCAAAACCAATCTCTGTGGAAAAGTCCGTGAGACGCAAGGTAAAGGCGTCATGCCGGATGGGACGTCGCGGTTCCGCGCGCGCGGGAAAGATATCCTGCACTTCATGGGCACGTCCACGTTCTCGCAGTACACCGTTCTTGCGGACGTGTCGTGTGTGGCTGTGACGGAGCGGATTGGGACGGACAAGGCGTGTTTGCTGGGGTGTGGGATTACGACTGGGTAtggggcggcggtggtgagTGCgaaggtggaagaggggGCTACGATTGCAGTCTTTGGCGCGGGGTGTGTTGGGTTGTCGATTATTATGGGGGCGAAGAGGAATAGGGCCGGGAGGATTATTGCGGTGGACTTGAATGATGGTAAGGAGGGGTGGGCGAGGAAGTTTGGGGCGACGGATTTTGTCAATCCGTTGAAGATCCCGAGGAATGTGCTGCTGCAGGAGTATCTGGTGGATATGACGGATGGGGGCTGTGATTATACGTTTGATTGTACAGGGAATGTGAGTGTGATGAGGGCGGCGCTTGAGGCGTGTCATAAGGGATGGGGCGAGAGTATTGTCattggtgttgctgctgctggacaggAGATTACAACACGGCGTGAGTTACCTATTGTTATCCTTGTTAAGACGGTTGGCTAACTGTGTAGCATTCCAACTTGTTACTGGCCGCGTGTGGAGGGGATGTGCATTCGGTGGCGTCAAGGGCCGCACTCAATTGCCAGGCCTGGTGGATGATTATCTACGGGGGGAGCTCAAGGTGGACGAGTTCATCACTCACCGTGTGTCAATGGACCGTCTGAACGAGGCGTTCGACGTGATGAAGCAGGGCGATTGCATTCGCTGCGTTGTTGATATGAGCTAGGCGATCAAAGTTCTGCCGACTGGTCAATTTCAACATCTTTTGTTATAAAGTTTATCAAGTCGTCTTCCCGCTGCTTTCTTCCCTAGACACCAATATATCACGGCCACAGGAATTTCTATTAGCGCTTACATCGGATAGACCCATTGTGCGAGGTGCTAACGCCAGCGATGTCCTCAGCCTCGTGGGTGTGGGTGTAGTTCGTGCACGGGCGTGTGATACCTTTGCATTGCATTAAACACTCCTCGATAACCATTTGATTCCGTATTACTTCGAAGATATTTGGCCATCCACCCGCCTTCCTGGTTGGAAGCCCTGAGGCAAGACCAGGTGTCACAGCTCCAGTGGATTCGCGATTGCGCAACCCGTACCCTGTCGTGCATTGCGGCGGGGTTTGTGGCGGCTATAACAAGGCCTGGGGCATGAGGCCATTATAGCAGGGATTATATCAAGAAATCCTGGCTGGCCGGCTGGGCAATCTTTTCATTGGCTGCTCTTAATAGTGAGCTCTGTCGTGGCATGCAGGTAAAGGCTGCCCCGGATGGAGAACCTAAGGATGCCCCGCCTGCTTACCAAGTTCGGATATAGGGAAAAGAGATCTTGTGGTCGATCGAGGGTCGGTGCGTCCCGTAGAAAGTGGATAGTCTATGAAGCTTACTGGCTCGGGATCCTTGTCTCTTAAAGCCTCGTACGTCCCATAAGTACTGGATTGCCTCGTCGGTTCAGAAAAAGTAATGTTTTGGTTGTCCATTCATGCAGCTTTGGACACCTCCAAGTTTTATGTTTCTAATAATTCTACCTCTGGAATTGGACAGTCCATGCCTGTTCGAGTATGGATTATCTACAGCTGGAAGCTGACTCGATCATGGACAGGCAGCCTCGCCCGAGGAATATAAAGAGGAGATATTCTATTAATCTGAACTCGATAATGTCAACTACAATGATAGCAGAATCTGCTAATTCCACAGACAGTCCAGCATAGGGAAAACATGAGCAATACCTCGTCGTCAGATTCTCCCCCCGATAGTTCCATGTCGGCAAACCCCTCGTCTCAACAAACAACACCAGAGCAGAGTCCTGAATtccccccctcctccataTATCCTCCGGCATTCTCCGATCCCTTCGGTGCCGCAGACGGCAATGTTCCTCCGCAACAGATCGTCGCCATGATAGAGAACGGGACGGACCACTGGCGTGACTTTCTCGAAGCCGAATATCTCTCACGGAGAAATATAGAACATATCATTGCCAGGGAAAGACAGAAGCTAGTCGAAGCCCAGGATCGCGCAGCGGCATATCAACAGGCCTTAGAGGCAGAAAGGGACGAGGCTCggggagaagctgcagcagagcGAGCCCGCGCGGAAAGACACAAAGGGAGTTTGAGGGATGCAAGAGCTGAGACTGCCCGGCTTGATGAACGGCTGAAGGCCGCTGAGGAGCAATATAGGATTGCtgtggaggagaaaaagTCTATCGCAGGAGAACTGCAAGATAAGCTCAAAGAGCTGGCGCAGGCGGAGGATGAGCGCTTGGTGCATGAGACAGCGCGTCGATCCATCTTCGAGCACCTCGCAAGAATagagaatgaaaagaatGAGCTTCAGCAACAGCTCTATGAAGCACGAGACCGACTTGTTGCTATGGAGCGTAATCTGGCTGAGCGCACACAAAGCAGGGACAGACATTATGCAGAGCTCACCGATCTCCAGGTCCGGTTTGGTGAGGAGCAAGATCGCAGAGAGGCCGTCGAAGAGCAACTCGACGAACAGACCGACGAGCTAAGCCAAGTCAGAAACGAGCTCGCCAGCGAGAGGAATCGAACCTCGGAGCTGCGAGTGGACTTGGATAGAGCGAGGACAGAGCTTGTAGCCATGGATAACTTGCGCTCTGACGCTGATCAGCTTAGGGAGACGAACCGAAGCCTTGAAAACGGGGCTGCAGAGCTGCGAAACGAACATGCTCTGCTTGAACGTGAAGTCCATGGCCTGCGAGAACAGCAGACGGCGACTGCTGCTGAAATCGGGACAGTACGTACAGCTTTACGAAACGAGCAGAGGAGATCAATACAGCTCCAGGAGACAGCGACAAGCCTCCAGCGAGCTCACGAGGTGCTGAACAATGAGGTTCAACAGCTCAGGGATAGAAATGGAAGGCTTGAAACTGCCAACGCCAGCCTTCGACGCACGAACAGTTCCGTTGCACGAGATATCAATACTTTGCGAGCGCGATGCGCTGCGTTGAACACTCAGGCCACTGACCTTCAAACCAGGATAGATCAGGAAGACGCTGTAAGAGAGAGGATACCTCGTCGTCTAGCGATGGTCAGGCCCAGAGATTCCCCTCGACAAATGTAAGTCCGACAGGAGATCTACCCTAATAGTAGATGGTAGCTGACAAGACTGATAGTGCGCTGTGTCAAAGGATGGTGACCATTCACCAGACTCGCCCCATTCCTAGACCGACTTTGGGGATGCCTGTGACTGCATGATGTATTATAAGTAGTGTTTCGGGATTCAACTTGATATGACGTCCGCAACTCTCATCCACGGTGGGCCATATGCGAACTCGGCAATAGATCTAGGCAGCGTGAGATGGAAAGTAGATCAGCATGCAATTGACATGGCGAGACTGAATGTAATCTATACCCTATCAACATGCACAcccctccaacccaaccagGCCAAAACAATCACCCCCTTCccagcaaccaccatccAAAGCGCCCCCATAACACCAACAGAACTCTTCGCCCACATCCCACCCATTGCGACCCCCAGCATCAAACTCAGAATCGccccagccctcctccacTCATCCGCTCGCCGCTTCCCCGTCCCAGCAACCACAGGCACCGAGAACAAATCACAGTAAACACTCGTCAAAACCACACTCGTCAGCGCATTCCGCTCCAGCACGCGGCTGCTCACAGCCTGCCCACTACTCTGGAACGCCACAAGCGCCAGGGGTACAAATACCCTCCACCCAAGTCCGT
This sequence is a window from Aspergillus puulaauensis MK2 DNA, chromosome 6, nearly complete sequence. Protein-coding genes within it:
- a CDS encoding uncharacterized protein (COG:S;~EggNog:ENOG410PHC5;~InterPro:IPR021858;~PFAM:PF11951), encoding MSTALQSSLASASVGHTLEEVERLAGLPLVAGESIFVGPFGVLGLKTGEPEENTAVASQNGVLAPADDNPGTSDTMSMMLPSFICYENLDLTDICLDWPDLFGMDSLWQCPAFTPPPEPSIWHGQVSDGITDNQSLSLHPMPPPFELVGIEMPEVETLLFHYRQRVICDMFSFPPHDKSPMEIMNAASAVVTLANIRYMGTERLTHASMENLLATRISNSAYAQGQAHMKHSLTVELRQSRPPKYKDQLMALSAMLGFATTPAPTWLTLNAFYASAALPKGLYPENAGYSTVYTWNRILTESASVLYNKPGKGQLDGGWISIPQHGQPPHQDKDTGEGLETNPRPSLDLDDFLRLGSSSICTELGSQRDHGSSLNDIHLEDSREDAKALYRQLYGKQSRRDAALLDSIQKKKQWLEDMIWKLAATGSSGCTGVSKSEGKAEQSRWYMVKAFNQGLLIFFYRRIQYLDPRLLQAYVTDVIQSLRNSKAVCRTHNVEGSGHAWPAFMAGCEAISQTDRDFVSSWMDQAYSKTGFRRFKTCKECMEMVWQRRSEAYRKKDPSVADPNWSWIDICREQDLHLMLS
- the FLD1 gene encoding S-(hydroxymethyl)glutathione dehydrogenase/class III alcohol dehydrogenase (BUSCO:EOG09262PIH;~COG:Q;~EggNog:ENOG410PFQF;~InterPro:IPR013154,IPR013149,IPR002328,IPR036291, IPR014183,IPR011032;~PFAM:PF00107,PF08240;~go_function: GO:0008270 - zinc ion binding [Evidence IEA];~go_function: GO:0016491 - oxidoreductase activity [Evidence IEA];~go_function: GO:0051903 - S-(hydroxymethyl)glutathione dehydrogenase activity [Evidence IEA];~go_process: GO:0006069 - ethanol oxidation [Evidence IEA];~go_process: GO:0055114 - oxidation-reduction process [Evidence IEA]) → MADTVGKTITCKAAIAWAPNEPLSIEDVQVLPPRAHEVRIKVLHTGVCHTDQYTLSGKDPEGAFPSILGHEGAGIVESIGDGVTSVKPGDYVIALYTAECRECKFCRSGKTNLCGKVRETQGKGVMPDGTSRFRARGKDILHFMGTSTFSQYTVLADVSCVAVTERIGTDKACLLGCGITTGYGAAVVSAKVEEGATIAVFGAGCVGLSIIMGAKRNRAGRIIAVDLNDGKEGWARKFGATDFVNPLKIPRNVLLQEYLVDMTDGGCDYTFDCTGNVSVMRAALEACHKGWGESIVIGVAAAGQEITTRPFQLVTGRVWRGCAFGGVKGRTQLPGLVDDYLRGELKVDEFITHRVSMDRLNEAFDVMKQGDCIRCVVDMS